Proteins from a genomic interval of Symmachiella macrocystis:
- a CDS encoding DUF1559 family PulG-like putative transporter, whose product MDRSSDSAKPKRRRWVYWSLGVAVIFGFLAWRVVSWGMHGTEATWNRGMLKQIGLALHTYHDEYGRFPPAYVTDKDGKPMHSWRVLILPYMDQDALYKAYDFSEPWDGPHNIRLLEKRPVTYGGNFFDGDKTKTHFAAIVGDPCVFRGAVPVSLNEVTDGAPYTLIIGEAVGAGIPWSEPRDIDFEKFTRFGDPEGFSGFDNIAVTSLRADGAVFRIIVDQIDGDARAWFTRAGGEEIPRTE is encoded by the coding sequence ATGGACCGTTCCAGTGACTCTGCCAAGCCGAAGCGCCGACGGTGGGTCTACTGGAGCCTCGGCGTTGCCGTGATATTTGGTTTTTTGGCGTGGCGTGTGGTTTCGTGGGGCATGCATGGGACCGAAGCAACTTGGAACCGCGGCATGCTCAAACAAATCGGGCTGGCGCTACACACTTATCATGATGAATATGGTCGCTTTCCGCCGGCTTATGTCACCGACAAAGACGGCAAACCGATGCATAGTTGGCGGGTGTTGATCCTGCCTTATATGGATCAAGACGCACTGTACAAAGCCTATGATTTCTCGGAACCATGGGACGGGCCTCACAATATCCGCTTGCTGGAAAAACGGCCCGTGACCTATGGCGGGAACTTTTTTGATGGCGATAAAACAAAAACGCATTTTGCCGCGATTGTCGGCGATCCTTGCGTTTTTCGTGGTGCGGTGCCGGTGAGCCTTAACGAAGTAACCGACGGCGCTCCTTATACATTAATCATCGGGGAGGCTGTAGGAGCGGGGATTCCCTGGAGCGAGCCGCGTGATATTGATTTCGAAAAATTCACCCGCTTTGGCGACCCTGAAGGCTTCAGTGGCTTCGACAACATTGCCGTTACGTCATTACGTGCCGATGGAGCGGTATTTCGGATTATTGTTGACCAAATTGATGGCGATGCACGTGCTTGGTTCACGCGCGCCGGAGGTGAAGAGATTCCGCGAACTGAATGA
- a CDS encoding DUF1559 domain-containing protein: MVYYEGEGIAIPRNETSDSRPFVRRVIVYGILAGALFVFFLFMMPSVGPHREAARRTACRNNLKQIGLALHNYHDVYGMFPPAYVSNGQGQPMHSWRVLILPYVDDSKDRAIYDQYHFDEPWDGPHNLGLLEKTPQLYRCPSHKDAEAGTTDYAAVVGDACVMRGTVPVTIREITDGTSNTIVLGESSGSRIRWTEPRDVSLGTFKHIGDVDGFSSEHDGMQGGAFTLLADGSVHFVSEEMPAESVKKLFTLAGGEEMPPY; encoded by the coding sequence ATGGTTTATTACGAAGGCGAAGGCATAGCTATTCCCCGCAATGAGACGTCCGACTCACGGCCCTTTGTCAGGCGTGTAATAGTATACGGCATTCTTGCTGGCGCGCTATTTGTTTTCTTTCTGTTCATGATGCCCTCGGTCGGTCCGCATCGCGAAGCGGCTCGCAGGACGGCCTGCCGCAACAATCTCAAACAGATTGGCCTAGCGCTGCACAACTACCACGATGTCTACGGCATGTTTCCGCCGGCGTATGTTTCGAACGGCCAAGGACAACCGATGCACAGTTGGCGGGTGTTGATTTTGCCGTATGTCGACGATTCAAAAGACCGAGCCATCTACGATCAATATCACTTCGACGAGCCGTGGGACGGTCCGCACAATCTCGGCCTGTTGGAGAAAACGCCACAGCTGTATCGTTGCCCCAGCCATAAGGACGCGGAAGCGGGGACGACCGACTACGCAGCTGTGGTGGGCGATGCGTGCGTGATGCGGGGAACCGTGCCAGTCACAATCCGTGAAATCACCGACGGGACGAGCAATACGATTGTTCTTGGGGAATCGAGCGGTTCGCGCATTCGTTGGACCGAGCCGCGGGATGTGAGCTTGGGTACGTTCAAGCACATTGGCGATGTCGATGGTTTTAGTAGCGAACACGATGGTATGCAAGGCGGCGCATTTACGCTGCTCGCTGATGGAAGCGTGCATTTTGTAAGCGAGGAAATGCCTGCAGAGAGCGTGAAAAAGCTGTTTACACTCGCCGGTGGGGAAGAGATGCCGCCGTATTAG